CATTGTGGGATTGTGAGGTTGCTACGGATGTGTGGGCTAGAAGCTTATTGAAATTGCAAAAGTGTTTGCATGGCCAAGCTAATATGCTTGAACTGATGGAGTACTTGCTGAGTCGGCTTTCTCTGTAGGAGATGGAAGTGTTTTTAGTTTAGGCGTGGTTTATTTGGAATCAAAGAAATAAGTTGTTGCACGGGGGTAAGATTCAAGATCCAAATTGGTTATGCAAGAGAGTTGTGGAGTACTTGGAGGAAAATCGGGCTTCTCAGGACCAACTGCATGTTGATGATGCAATACAATCTGTTGGTGAAGTATGGAAACCGCCCCcactttcaatcttcaaatTAAACTTTGATGCAGCTGTGTTCATGGAAACTCAAAGCTCTGGATTCGGTGCTATTATATGAAATGACAAAGGTGAGGTGATGGCAGTGATGATGGCAAGAGGGCCACCTGTGAGCAATAGTGAAGAAGCAGAGCTGTTGGCATGCAGAAAGGTAGTGGAGTTCGCCACTGATGCTGGATTTTTAGAGCTTGTGGTTGAAGGGGACAACTGTAATGTAATGAGAGAAATGTCTTCTTCAATGGCTGATCTGTCTTTGTTAAGCAATGTAGTGGATGATGTTCGTCATTTGGTTCTTGGGTTGCATTGGGTTAATTTCAATTGCATAAGGAGAGAGGGGAATAGGGCAGCTCATGCTCTTGCACAGCATGCTAGGAATATTTTTGAGGATGTGTTTTGGATGGAGGATTCACCTCCACTAGCTATGAATGCCTTGTATCAAGACTCTCTTATGATATAAATAGATGAAtgttccattttaaaaaaaaaaaaaaaaatccagaataTTAGatcttattttaataattttatattgtaaaagaatataatttatacatTACATACaatcattattttaattacCTTCTAAATGATGGAGGATATGAGAATGCAATTTGTAAATCTACTATCAAGATAACATAAATTAGATTGGTGGTGGATAGTAGATTTAATTGCCGTTGAGTATTGTGTGAAGTCATCATCATAAAATAACCTACACAGAGATGTGTTATGTGAAACctatgatataaaataaaaaagaatttttttaaaccattatattgaacaaaaaattacttattttcattcatgttcaagttatacatttttttttaaatcaagtcATAGACCTTtatgcaaaataaatatttttaatttttatttaattatctcGTGCATTGAACGAGTTAACAACTACTTGttataaaatcaaaactttcAACTTTTTGCTAtccttttaaaattaaaattttgacatatcAACTTCACGTGCCTTACAAATTTACCtttcattataatttattttatattttaatttctttaattagATTGCAAAAGTGCCGCACGATACATTACACGTTAGGACTTATAAAAAGAGTTAGAGACATTCACATTAGAGCATTCACGGTAAGGTTGTTACACAAACGCTAAATGCAGGCTACAGCAAAGGAGGTatactttaaataaaaaaaaaaaaaaaatagcaatggAGCTACAGTAGGTTGTCAAAGATGACAACCTACTGTAGCTAGaagttataaataaaaactattattttatttggttttgccTAAACCagccttttttctcttttatttaatcatttCTTCTTTCAACTGTGTCATCTTCTCCTTTGTTTCTATCGCCCATGCCCAGCCCCTCCATTTTTTCACCTTTGATTCTCTCCATTACTCCCATCTTTTCCTTTGGTTCTCCATTACTGCATCACTCCATTAAAATCCTCTCTCTTTGGGTGTGGTGGTGGTCGTCACTTGTGGCTAGATTGGGTTTGTCATCGCCGCCACCGTTAGTATGGATTTGTGAGATTGAGACCTCTGGGTTTGCTGGGTTGTGTGGTTATGGGTTTGTCGAAGTTGTGGCGCTGGTTATGCATTGTGGGTCGCGGTGGTAGTGTGGATTTTAATTGGTTTGCAGGGGGGTTTTTGATTTCAACGGTGGCTGGTGGTGGTGATGCAGTCGTGGGTTTGAGTTTATGATTTGGTTGTGGTTTTGGTGGTTGGAGTTGCGGTTGTTGAGTGGGTTACTGGCTAGTGGGTTGTGGTTGGTGGGtagctggttttttttttttcagaggcAATGGCTGGCGGTGTGGGTTTGCTGGGTAGAGAAGAAAGGGAGTTGAGTTTATTGGTTGGTTTGCTTCAAAGAAGtgagaagaagatgaaaagagagaaagaaatagaaagaaagaataaaaatataatatttaaatgaaatggtaaaaaatataaGTGTTTTGATGTTGAAAAATTCTGGTATCACACCACTCGCCTCCAATAGTCTGGCATCAGGATTATTTGTTAacgttcaaaattttataatttaagttgttaaaatagataaagtaatattttaatatttttttaaattttttaccgTAAATGCTCATGCTCTTAGGATTGCTCTCTTCCCACCTCAAAACCCAGCTACTACCACAACCGCTTGGTAATAGCAGGGGAAAGCTTAATTGAAGTGGAAGCAATTGGAAATGAGCTTACAGGTATTACGGTCTACCATTGTCAAAATCCATGGATCATTTTGTGGCGAGCCTAACAAATAGATTTGCACCTTTTCAAGAATCTAACCAGAAATCAAGGCCATCCAaaaaatttttagattgtaaccaAGAAATAAAACCttataatttgtgtttttcATTCCACTACAATGTAATTTcgaatttctaaaaaaaaaaatgaaaatgaatttcatttacttttctcattttcttatttttaattttaagccCTTAATTATAAACACAAGTCACAACAATTTCTACCTAAATATATAAAACCATCGGCATACCAATCCTGATTCTTTTAACAAAGTGGATATTctaattattcataaaaaataaaaataaaaaaagtgaatattCAAAAAATTCAGTTACGTTAGCAGTTAGCtcacttcattaaaaaaaatggtacgtGGTGCAGGTCCGGGTCAGCCGCATTGAGAATTTGAGATTCGCACCATTCAACGACAACAACAGCACTAGCACGAGCATTgtctattaataaaatattaagtcTTGTTGGAGTCGACCAGTGGTCAGGTTGAGGAATCTTGGtcttgctgctgctgctgctgctactCAGGGCCAGATCTTCACTTCATCATTTCCTTCTTCTCCGTTTGGCCCCATCACCATCAGGTACATTTACTAGTTCCTCCTTTGGCCTTTGTTTAATACAATCACATATTAGATTAACCAGAATatgataagaacaaaaaaaaaaagtaactaaatgTGTATATACACGGTGCATACTCATATTAGTTTCGTGAATGATTGATGcatttttgaagttttgaactTAATACACTCGCACCAGGCTGAACTTAATGTTAGCggcatattttatgtaattgactaatcctttgacaaaatacactttacttgtaattgagtagatctatgataggtttaagacttcaagaaatatgttgtttaAGCCAAGTGTTGAAGCCATGAAGATCtgactaagaaacaagtgaagaagagttgttcattaaaactcaataGAAGTCTCAacagaatcctttctatcgagatttaatgttgttctatcgagatttaatatTAAAACTTGACAGAAGCTCGACACAAACTGTTTTTGTCGAGACTTACGAAATCagaaatttcagatctgatttttggtcCATGCTAAAATATTTGTATAGGATTTCTTCTCTCACAACTAtagacatatataaaatttattttaaaggccgtcatgCATGCAGATAGCGACGTAGTTCATCATTCTCTATGAAGAAGCTACTATGTTTTTAaaccaagggttttgtaaccaagaaaCTTCctgattttcattgttgatgaagtgaagaactttgcagccaacatcttcttcaagttggtgagttagtcacgtactgggatccgtgcatcattggttcacgtattgagattcgtgcattgaacggaaagattgccactacaatacaagtccaattgggtattggagtaagggttcaactgtaggttggtattttgggataggccaaagggtttggtaagattcatTATACTTgcgattgataatagtggattcttgggagtggtgaccttaaaatcacccgatgggatttgcctcggtggttttccccattcaaaaacaaatcatctgtgtcaaatttattttctgctgcatttagtttagttggtgatttgtttgtgctaccacgtcattgcatgtaattgaacctaattaagtAACTTgggtatttaattaatttgcaaagaGTCAATCCATTTTTGCCCGATCACTTAAGAgactaaaatttaaactttagagACTAAAATCGATTACAAGCTAAACTTAAGGGACCAACAATGGATTTAATCCTTAAATACTATCCTTTTGTCTATATGGGTAAAGAAAGAGTTTCTCGTATGATTGTCGGTCCCGTAGCTCATGAGCAGGTTTAATCCTCGAAGTTTAAAGTGATCGCTTTTAGTtcacaacaaacaaatttaAAGTGATCGCTTTTAGTCCCAAAAGCTGTGATCTGGACTAAATTTAAGGGACCAACCATTTATTTAAACCTTTAGATTTCGCTTTCCGTCTATATGGGAAAAGAGATAGTTTCTTATATGATGtttatacaaatgataaatatcTGAGAGTGATGAACCATTGCCTGCTTAAATCTTTATTCAGCATTATCATCCTCTGCTGTGTTGTTTGGAAAAGTAGAAATTGAGAAGAGAACAGGGGAGAATACTAATACTACATGTCGGGGAAGGATTACTAATGCAAATTTTGGCTTGCAGAAGGAAGAGGCTTAGTAGGAAGTTGGTTGGTGAAAGGTTGATATCTAAAATGGCTGACCAAGAACAAAAGGCAGTCACTGCAGATGTCTCCTCAGGGGATATGATTTTTCAACCTATATTGGAGGATGGAGTCTTTCGATTTGATTGTCCTCCAAATGATAGAGATGCAGCATATCCTAGTTTATCTTTTGTAAACAGCAAGGATAGGGAAACACCCATTATGAGTCACAAGGCGCCCTTATACACTCCGACATTTGAATGTCTTCTTGAAAAGCAGATTGTTAAAATCGAGGTCAGTTCCTTCATTGCTTTCTTTGATTTGGTTCTCCACAtttctttttatctcttttctaatGCAATTTCAAGTCTTGCATTATTCCTATTAATTGATACAATGGAATTTTCTTCTAATGTAGCTTCCTTCTGGTACCTCCTTCTATGGAACTGGAGAAGTTAGTGGACAACTTGAACGGACTGGAAATAGAGTAAGTCAATTTGTTTGATATTCCATCCATGAAAGCTCTATATTTGCTCTACAAATATTGAGCAGTTGCCTTTCTTTAAGGTTTTTGCTTGGAACACGGATGCATGGGGTTATGGTCCAGGAACTACATCCTTGTACCAGTCTCATCCTTGGGTGATAGCTGTTCTGCTCAATGGGGAGGCACTCGGGGTGCTTGCTGACACAACACAACGCTGTGAGGTACTGTGACAATTGAATATATGGAAATAAAACTTTCTGAAATCTTTATAGTTATACTTTATAGTTTTTTACGTATCTATTGGTTGCGCGTATCTTTTCATAAACAGATTGACCTGAGGAAAGAATCGAGGATACAGTTTGTTGCTCCATCCTCATATCCTGTTATTACATTTGGTCCATTTCCTTCACCCACTGCTGTCTTGATAGCTTTATCTCATGCAATTGGTAATTTCTGAATCCATCTTAGCTATTATTTCTTTAGTCCTCTTTAtgtataatttcaattaatttaatgTGGCCACAATTATCAAATTGATGACAGAAGAGCCTAAAATTCAATGGTTGAGGTGTCTTATACCGCATAGTATTAGTCTACTTAGTTCTAGTGTGCTTTACTCAATGATCATATATTGCTACTTGTCttctaatattttctttacttcTAATTGTGAGACTCCATTAAAATTTCAACAGTGTGAGTCTTCTAGAAGgcagttttttttctttaatgttttTGTGTCATATTATTTTTTCGGCAAGAACTAAGATCTACTTGGATATATGTATCCAATCTTTGTATTTGTGTCTTGTTCATGAAGAAACAAAATTACATTGTTAACGGTAACCATTTGACTACCACACAATGCAACCAGTATCTACTGACTTGTccattattcttaaaaattatcattttggtAGTGACTTATATATGCTGAATAACTGATTATTTTTCCTTCAGGATCTGTATTTATGCCTCCAAAGTGGTCCCTCGGCTATCAACAATGTCGTTTTAGCTATGATTCAGACAAGAGAGTCCTTGAGGTTAGTAATTTCTAGTTTGCTCAAGTTAATGCCAGCCTCTCTCCTTCGTGCATGCATTTGTACATGCATGCTTGCAGTAAATCATGTTCAAGCACAACATcagttctcttaattttttaagttttttatttccCAAGTGATATATGTGAATAAGCTTGACTATACTGTGAAGACTACAGtatattatcaaaattcttGATTTATTCTCTAAATCTTTTCTAAGGAGAAAGCAAAATGCTCATATTGGTTACTTCATTGTTTTACAATCATGGACCCTCTATGGACGATTCTATTTTGaacattattataatttttttttttcttcattattgaACACCTTACTTTTGCAGATTTCCAGAACATTCCGGGAGAAAGGTATACCTTGTGACGTAATATGGATGGATATCGATTACATGGATGGTTTTCGGTGTTTCACCTTTGACAAGGCATGTCCTCCTTTAGTGTCTTCTGTATGACAATTCCATAGGCATAAATTATTAGCTATCTCAGTTGAATTTAGTCACATATTGTTTTGTTCCTTGGAAATGGATTGGCTGTTCTTGATTAAATCTATACCCTTTTTCTTGATGTGGAAAAATGAATCAATATGTTGCttttaccttcttctttttttgggttttgctcCCCAACAAATTCTGAAGTTTATCCATTTTTTCTTCAGTCATTCAGTAATGGAATGATAAATCATGGTTCTTTTACTTGAGTAATCCATTGCTTGTGGCTATTTCCTTTTTGTGTTTGTTATTTACAATAATCTAATTGAACTGATAAATACATTTAGTGCTTTCCTAGTAGGTTCTATCTTGTGCTACACACTACTACAAAAAgtatttaattacaaaaagtaGTTTGTATTGTGACTTGGAAATGAATTAGCCATCTTGCATGAAATCTTTCACATCATTTTTGACATGAACAATAAATCATTATGGTATCTGTCAGGACCGTTTCCCAAATCCAAAATCTTTGGTAGATGATCTTCACCAGAATGGTTTTAAAGCTATCTGGATGCTTGACCCAGGGATCAAGCACGAAGAGGGTTATTTTATCTATGACAGCGGTTCAAAAAGTGATGTCTGGACTCAAAAAGCTGATGGAAGTCCTTTTGTTGGTATATCTTCTTCATTCACTAGTACTTAATTTTGGCAGTTGATGTGTTAAAATATTCCAATCCAATTTCAGGGGAGGTGTGGCCTGGACCCTGTGTTTTTCCTGACTTTACACAGTCAAAAGTTCGTTCCTGGTGGGCTAGTTTAGTTAAAGATTTCACATCTAATGGTGTTGATGGTATATGGAATGATATGAATGAACCAGCTGTTTTTAAGGTAATTCAATAATTCTTTTTAGTACTTGAATCTTTCATTGTTATTTGatctaattatttttctttgcaggCTGTAACAAAAACGATGCCTGAAAGTAATATTCATAGGGGAGATGATGAGCTTGGAGGTTGTCAAAATCACTCTTATTATCACAATGTATTACTCTGTAACCCTAGCCTTTTGCTTTTTCCATGTTACATGCTTGTCaaaccttgtttgtatttgctGTCGGAATGCGTTTGAAATGAATTGCTTTGGTCCCATAGGATCCTTTCTATGAACTAGACTGGCATAGCAAAATATGAACTTCTCTCAGATAAGGGTTTGGCTATTACAGGTGTATGGCATGCTGATGGCAAGATCAACATATGAAGGCATGAAGCTGGCTAATGAAAATAAGCGTCCTTTTGTCCTCACCAGGGCTGGGTTTATTGGTAGCCAAAGATATGCTGCAACATGGACAGGAGATAACCTTTCAAATTGGGAGCATCTTCATATGAGTATATCCATGGTACTTCAATTGGTAAGCAATTAGGAGTTCACacttatttaaagaaaaaaaaaagtgatcttTGCAGTCTGTGCTGTTTGCCTGAAACAAAATGGGACACTTGAATTCACTTTTGTGCcttcttgtgtaatttatgcttttgCCATTCCTGCCAACTTTCcacaaatcttttctttcatccAGTGGTCTTGTGGAGAACTTTGGGGCTGTCTACATTGTCGTATGTGCATGGGAAATCAAACTCATTGATGCAGCCATGAAAAATAAGGGTCAAGTTGCTAATCTTAGgataattttgggttttgtcgagttaaatgctttttatttatggGACTTACATGCAATGTTGGATTGAGACAAGTCTTAAATGGTTTGAAGTTAAGTCATTAGGAGTCTAGGGCTACAACATTTTCCTAATTTGGATTACTGGTTTGAAAGTTGTAGGTGTATCTTATGAGCAGGGAAGATCTGGcatataattttacttttatggtTATTGACTTGATTGTGTTTGGTCTAAGAGTATTCTAATTTTGGATTTCTAATAGTGCTAAGAACtattctgtttgtttcaatttaGGAGTCCTGTCCAAGAAAGTTAAGGAAGAGAAATTTTTATGAATATGCTTTTTTGAAtatcttaaatttatttatcccaaatttaatttagatatttttcCTTTCGTCCTTTTCTTGGTTCAGTTTTGGACACAATGAAATGTTTTTCATTTCCAGATAATACTTCGGATAAGTGTATTCATGTTCAACTTTTTGTAGTATTCCTGTACTCTAACTCTGGTTTTAGCTTGTTTTCAGGGACTTAGTGGTCAGCCATTTTCAGGACCTGATATCGGTGGGTTTGTTGGAAATGCAACACCCCAGCTTTTTGGAAGGTGGATGGGTGTAAGTGTTATGTTTCCTTTTTGCCGTGGGCATTCTGAAGCTGACACGATTGACCATGAACCCTGGTCTTTCGGGGAAGAGGTTTGTCCTCCTTTAGCAATACAACAATAACTTATGTTGAGTATGTGAATGAGCCTTTTTAACTTATTGATGATCAAAGTGCATCATAGTACCACTTCATTAAATGCAgacatttatttttgttataacaACATATGATAACtgataaattatcaatagtcccaaaaacttaagctgTTAGGAAATAAAGAATTTAATCATTATGTGGGCCCAATATCCCTAGGTTTGAACTCAGGATCACTTGCTCTTATTccatgataaaatattgattataCCAAAAGCTTAATCTGttagaaaattgtgaatttaaaaCTTAACCATTAACTAAGAGATTTTTATATTCAACATATTTATGCCTAGTTTTTCAGCTGTTTCTAGTTCCTATTTTGGGTTTGAAGGGATCATCATGCAGTAAATAGAATATGAGTCAGGTTAGAGTATGTTCAATGTCATTTGAGTTTTCTTTCTGGTCGTTTGGGTGAGAGGTTAGCCTATTTGCAATCATCtcaaaaatgttaggaggtgGTTGGGGTAGGGCCATAGGTCCCGATATTTCTAAATGGAGCCATATCTTTGTGGTATCTATATTGAATACTAATAGCTCTTGGATACTTCctgatatatattttatttcatagacgtacccaaaattttagaatgaTATTTacatcttttaaaaaatgtatacgCTATGCCTTGGATGCTCTTGGACATGTGGAAATGCAATAAATACCTTGAGTAGAATGAATCATGTGTTTTCAAGCTACAGTTTTCCACCTGAATTTTGAGTGAGCGGTATACTGCATAGTTTGGAACTATTAAAGCGCATGCATTTATGTATATTGTATATGGAGAGCTTAAATCCAATCAGACTAAACTATTGGAATTTGGAAATGACTTTTTGAAGTCGTATATTTAGGCACTATTGATTGCCACCTATTAATTTGTTGTAAAGTTCTTTAAATTCATGTTATTCTGTTGTGGCCACAATTTAGTTCAGAACTTACTTCAATTTTGTTCATTAGTGTGAAGAAATTTGCCGCCTAGCTTTGAAAAGGCGTTACCGCTTTCTGCCACACATatacactcttttttttaaggCTCATACAATTGGTACTCCAGTGGCAATGCCTACTTTTTTTGCTGGTGGGTTCTTGTGCTGTTTAATAAGAAATTCCATTTGATGGAATTTGTGAAATTGATTACTTTATTCATGGGGTTTGATCTGTGTGAATTCCTTTTGCAGATCCAAAAGATCCCAACTTAAGGAAGCTTGCAAATTCTTTTCTTCTGGGACCAATTTTAGTCTATGCAAGGTTTTCATCTATTCCTTCACAGATAGATTATTTATTGGGTGATTGTAGAATGTATTCATATGTGTTTATATGGTTCAGTTTCTTGCTCATTCTGCTACTTGGATTAGTATAGTTAACATACACTTTGTTTCTTGCAGATTAACATTTAACTTTGCATCTAGTATACTTCCCGTGTACTTGGTGTATTCTTTGTTGTAATAGAATtgattacttataaaaataataataataattagaacTTCTAGAATCTTTGAACCTTAATGAAAGAATTTTCTAAATATAATGCTGGGTGGCTGTCTTCAGTAAGTTGGATGGCCAAACATTGTCTTATTTCTCATTAATACATCCATCCAATGGCATACCATACTATTTTCACAATCTTTATTCCAGATACCTCATTCCTAACAAGGTCAATACCTAATTTCATTTTTACGAAGCCTTATTGTGTAGCGACCATTACAATTAGAAATTACTACTACTCACTTTTATACTTTAGATTCCTGTGATATCTATGATTCTTATCTGTTGCACTTAACTTCATCCAATTTTATACGACATATATTATTTGCACTGctgaggaaaataaaaaaagaaaatgtgaatGTGATGTTATGACCCCCTTgattttgaatatttaattttaagccTTTACCACATAAAGGTCTATTTTGTGCTCTCTGGTTTATTGGtatacattttttgttttctgttgcTGAATACCTATACATTTGGCCCATACAGTTTGTACTAACATCCTTGACATATTTGATTAGCACTATGCCTGGTCAGGGTTTGGATAAATTGGACTGTACATTGCCTAAGGGAATTTGGCTGAGGTTTGACTTTGATGATTCGCATCCGGTATCTTTTACTTCACTTCTTGCCTCCTTTTTTTTGTGCAGTAAAATGTTTTGTATTGTTGGtttctcattttaattttttgtggacATGTCAGGATTTGCCAGCATTATATTTACAAGGTGGATCAGTTATACCTTTGGGTCTACCTCATCAGCATGTTGGTGAATCTAAACCTTCAGATGACTTGACACTTCTTGTGGCTTTAGATGAACATGGTAAGTTTGGTGCTTTCAATATTTTTAGGAATGATATGTAAATTTTTCACTTGCTGATCCTGTTGTTTCAAGCTTCAACTGGCTATTCACCAATTCAGGCCATGTTCTGAAGCCTGCTTGTTTACCTGAGCTGTTTTAAGTCCGAGTTTTCTGTCCACAGTATTCAATCTTGCATGGACTGTTTAAAATGATAGATTGGCTATAAAGACATCATTGTATGGTCTAAGGACGtacttctctttttatttacaGGGAAAGCTGAAGGTTTTCTGTTTGAAGACGATGGTGATGGATATGAATTCACTAAAGGTGGATATTTGTTGACACACTATGTTGCTGAACTTCAATCATCAGTTGTTACTGTGAGAGTTTCCAAGACTGAAGGATTATGGAAGAGGCCAAAGCGTCGTACGCATGTGCAGCTATTGCTTGGTGGAGGTGCAATGGtatgtcttctttttttggaggGACAAGGCTGTACATTCTTGAGACATGCATATGGTAGTAAACCAACATAGGTAGTCCtctgctttatttttatttgttgattttttcaaaTCTGGGTACCTTCAACAGCTTGATACGTGGGGCATGGATGGAGAAGTGCTGCAAATTATGATGCCTTCAGAACAAGAAGTGTATAAGTTGGTTTCTACCAGTGAAAAGTATTACAAGACTTGTTTGGGTAATACAGCTTCTGCAAGGCGGTGTGCTAGCTCACATTTTTTTGGTTACATGTGCATATTAGTCTTGCTAAGTGATAATATGCTTCTGAACAATTAGTCTTTATCTGAACCTTCTGCTACgaggaaatttaaaattttgggttggctatgtattatatatatagtgattTCTTGTGTTTGTACATAGGCTTTCAGACATTTTTTTCCTAGAGTTCTTGCAagatatatattataatttcttGTGTCTAGATATAGGTTTTCAGACATGTTTGTCCCTCAGTTCTTGCCAATATTCTTCTCACTGACCCCCACCCTCTGTTTTATTTTTGGGCGCGGGTATTTGGGTGTATGAGGTGCATGATTTGCATTTTTGTCTTGCATTCTTTTTCTAAAGAGCATCGAATACTATTTGTACACTTCTTGtcacaaaaagaatttttttacaattctttaatttttattggttgTCATACTTTTTGCTGATGAAGTAGGTTGTTAATTGCAGAAAATGCTAATCGCATTCCAGAAATCGAAGAGGTTTCTGCACAAAAGGGAGTAGAACTTTCAAGGACTCCTATTGAACTGAACAATGGTTATTGGATTCTAAAAGTAGTTCCATGGATTGGGGGTAGAATTATTTCCATGATGCACCTTCCCTCAGGTAATTCTTTTGAATTGGCACAAGCtcaatatttttgaatttgttcCATGATAATATTTGAGAATAATAGCTCTGATTTTAGAATCAATTGATTCAGAGCCATATTCAGGGATGGCTGCACCTTGAGATAACATGATACTTGATGTTTGTATTAAGGAATATACAGGACGACCTTAAAAGA
This genomic stretch from Castanea sativa cultivar Marrone di Chiusa Pesio chromosome 1, ASM4071231v1 harbors:
- the LOC142644252 gene encoding uncharacterized protein LOC142644252 isoform X1, with amino-acid sequence MQILACRRKRLSRKLVGERLISKMADQEQKAVTADVSSGDMIFQPILEDGVFRFDCPPNDRDAAYPSLSFVNSKDRETPIMSHKAPLYTPTFECLLEKQIVKIELPSGTSFYGTGEVSGQLERTGNRVFAWNTDAWGYGPGTTSLYQSHPWVIAVLLNGEALGVLADTTQRCEIDLRKESRIQFVAPSSYPVITFGPFPSPTAVLIALSHAIGSVFMPPKWSLGYQQCRFSYDSDKRVLEISRTFREKGIPCDVIWMDIDYMDGFRCFTFDKDRFPNPKSLVDDLHQNGFKAIWMLDPGIKHEEGYFIYDSGSKSDVWTQKADGSPFVGEVWPGPCVFPDFTQSKVRSWWASLVKDFTSNGVDGIWNDMNEPAVFKAVTKTMPESNIHRGDDELGGCQNHSYYHNVYGMLMARSTYEGMKLANENKRPFVLTRAGFIGSQRYAATWTGDNLSNWEHLHMSISMVLQLGLSGQPFSGPDIGGFVGNATPQLFGRWMGVSVMFPFCRGHSEADTIDHEPWSFGEECEEICRLALKRRYRFLPHIYTLFFKAHTIGTPVAMPTFFADPKDPNLRKLANSFLLGPILVYASTMPGQGLDKLDCTLPKGIWLRFDFDDSHPDLPALYLQGGSVIPLGLPHQHVGESKPSDDLTLLVALDEHGKAEGFLFEDDGDGYEFTKGGYLLTHYVAELQSSVVTVRVSKTEGLWKRPKRRTHVQLLLGGGAMLDTWGMDGEVLQIMMPSEQEVYKLVSTSEKYYKTCLENANRIPEIEEVSAQKGVELSRTPIELNNGYWILKVVPWIGGRIISMMHLPSGMQWLHSRIDIDGYEEYSGTEYRSAGCSEEYNVIERKLEHAGEEESVMLEGDIGGGLALQRKIYIPKNDPKVFRIDSSIVARKVGAGSGGFSRLVCLRVHPTFGLLHPTESFVSFTSIDGSKHEVWPVSGEQFYEGNLLPNGEWIIIDKCLSLGLVNRFNVKEVFKCLIHWGTGTVNLELWSEDRPVSNQSPLRISHEYEVIEIPKL
- the LOC142629904 gene encoding uncharacterized protein LOC142629904, translating into MAVMMARGPPVSNSEEAELLACRKVVEFATDAGFLELVVEGDNCNVMREMSSSMADLSLLSNVVDDVRHLVLGLHWVNFNCIRREGNRAAHALAQHARNIFEDVFWMEDSPPLAMNALYQDSLMI
- the LOC142644252 gene encoding uncharacterized protein LOC142644252 isoform X2 gives rise to the protein MADQEQKAVTADVSSGDMIFQPILEDGVFRFDCPPNDRDAAYPSLSFVNSKDRETPIMSHKAPLYTPTFECLLEKQIVKIELPSGTSFYGTGEVSGQLERTGNRVFAWNTDAWGYGPGTTSLYQSHPWVIAVLLNGEALGVLADTTQRCEIDLRKESRIQFVAPSSYPVITFGPFPSPTAVLIALSHAIGSVFMPPKWSLGYQQCRFSYDSDKRVLEISRTFREKGIPCDVIWMDIDYMDGFRCFTFDKDRFPNPKSLVDDLHQNGFKAIWMLDPGIKHEEGYFIYDSGSKSDVWTQKADGSPFVGEVWPGPCVFPDFTQSKVRSWWASLVKDFTSNGVDGIWNDMNEPAVFKAVTKTMPESNIHRGDDELGGCQNHSYYHNVYGMLMARSTYEGMKLANENKRPFVLTRAGFIGSQRYAATWTGDNLSNWEHLHMSISMVLQLGLSGQPFSGPDIGGFVGNATPQLFGRWMGVSVMFPFCRGHSEADTIDHEPWSFGEECEEICRLALKRRYRFLPHIYTLFFKAHTIGTPVAMPTFFADPKDPNLRKLANSFLLGPILVYASTMPGQGLDKLDCTLPKGIWLRFDFDDSHPDLPALYLQGGSVIPLGLPHQHVGESKPSDDLTLLVALDEHGKAEGFLFEDDGDGYEFTKGGYLLTHYVAELQSSVVTVRVSKTEGLWKRPKRRTHVQLLLGGGAMLDTWGMDGEVLQIMMPSEQEVYKLVSTSEKYYKTCLENANRIPEIEEVSAQKGVELSRTPIELNNGYWILKVVPWIGGRIISMMHLPSGMQWLHSRIDIDGYEEYSGTEYRSAGCSEEYNVIERKLEHAGEEESVMLEGDIGGGLALQRKIYIPKNDPKVFRIDSSIVARKVGAGSGGFSRLVCLRVHPTFGLLHPTESFVSFTSIDGSKHEVWPVSGEQFYEGNLLPNGEWIIIDKCLSLGLVNRFNVKEVFKCLIHWGTGTVNLELWSEDRPVSNQSPLRISHEYEVIEIPKL